A segment of the Bacteroidota bacterium genome:
ATTAATATCATAAAAAGGGAAGCGAACATCAATGTATTATTAAGAATGAGGTCTAGGTACTTCTTATTATAAACGCACCATGCTCCTATTCCACCAATAGCCATACTCTCAAATTTAAGTGTAGCAATAAATGTCTTTACTTTTATGAGTGAATCATTTTCGGGATTATAACAAACTAACATTTGGAATAAAAATTTTAGCAGAAGGCAAACTGCAATAACTATAACTAATATTCTCAATAAGTTCTTGCTATGTTTTACCAACCATGGCCAGATGAGATAGAATTGTTCTTCTACACCTATGCTCCAGAGCTGTCCGATATGAGGAACCGGTTTAAACATTGCCAAAGCCAGATTGGGCAATATAAAAAGATACAGTAAAAAATTACTCCAAAAACTCTCCTTAAAAAAAGGTGTAAAATAAACGTGGTTAAAAGCAGGAAATAATGGTATAACAAAAAAACCGATAATCATCAAAAGAAAATACAAAGGCCAAATTCGTAAAATCCGACGTGTATAAAATTTCATAATAGAAATAGTTCCTGAATTTTCCTTTTCTTTTAATAATAGAAAGGTTATTAAAAAACCACTTAGCACGAAAAAGAAAACAACACCCAGACCTCCCAATTCGAAAATCAACTTATTATCATTCCATAAATTTGGCTTTGAATACTGTCCTTTTAAAAGTTCGATATGCGTAATAACAACCGCAAGAGCTGCAAAAAAGCGTAAACCATTTAAACCGGAGAAATAAATATGTTTTGTTGTGTTAATACTAAATTGAGTTTTACTATGTTTAGGAAACGGCACTCCCTGTAATTTTCACTTTATCCGTTGCTTCATTTTTCGAACCGTCTTCACTATACACCAAATAATTATAATAATACATCCACGCAAAAAGAAAAAATCCACCATAAGTGTAATTTCCTTGCCTTAATAGTTGTATCAAAATAAGAATAAGCAATGCGTTAGATATAACCCAATAGTCGTCATCTTCATTAATGGTTAAGCTTTTTGAAACATAAAACTTTGAAACAAAGAAAAAAACGAATAGTACGCCCATTAATCCAACCTCTGATAAAGTTCGTAAAAACATGGAGTTGGCATCTGCTGAATTAAACTCATAGATACCGGCCAACAAATAATTTAATTTATATTTCTTAAATGCAATTTCATGTGATCCTAAACCACTCCCGAAAAAAGGATTTTGCTTGAAATTTTCCAAAGCTACGTGGTAATTATTGTAAAGCACAAATGAAGAGCCATGAATTTTTGGCAAAATCCTACTAACTTTATATACACGTGCATAATGCTTCATATTTCCGGCCAACTCATTTTCTATAATATTATCAATGAATAAGGCTTTGGTTCCATCAACTCGGGCTTTAAAATCTTTTGACTGATTATAGGCAATGAAATATAATCCAATAACAACAGGGATTGCAACCAAAACGTATCGGATCAATCCATAATTTGCAGCTATAAGAATAACACTTAAGAATACACCTAAAAATGCCAATGATGAAAAACTCAAAATATAAGTCGATGCAATAATCAAACTCTTAGTTCGAGTAAGGAATTTCGGCCGATTCATTATAAGCTCATAAAATGCTATAAAAAAAG
Coding sequences within it:
- a CDS encoding acyltransferase; this translates as MPFPKHSKTQFSINTTKHIYFSGLNGLRFFAALAVVITHIELLKGQYSKPNLWNDNKLIFELGGLGVVFFFVLSGFLITFLLLKEKENSGTISIMKFYTRRILRIWPLYFLLMIIGFFVIPLFPAFNHVYFTPFFKESFWSNFLLYLFILPNLALAMFKPVPHIGQLWSIGVEEQFYLIWPWLVKHSKNLLRILVIVIAVCLLLKFLFQMLVCYNPENDSLIKVKTFIATLKFESMAIGGIGAWCVYNKKYLDLILNNTLMFASLFMILISVYFTPGFIQDGVFILQSVLFLIVIINVSSNPNTILKLENKMFVFLGNISYGIYMYHMIMIVAVMLLMEKLGIAVDNSLLSQFLIYSLSVGLTILVSWLSYRYFETYFIKLKKKVTVVSSGSTNH